From a single Candidatus Eisenbacteria bacterium genomic region:
- a CDS encoding tetratricopeptide repeat protein, translated as MRRHLPAAALLFAVAFLVRWWFLSGLVLGDDAQEFSVVQRVLTGAPNLHEQLQLRFAGWGLNWLFAYLFGISETTILLPTWILSSTFGVLAYALLVPGYGRGRAFVAGLAVATAPFEVVLGTVRTNDLYLAWTLAVGFVVLARLEHRPVLQGVLVALCLWLGFYVKLWAVYALPGLALYYAAGRRWRGAIAFTVASALLHGATCAYWWWTLGTPIPFIESHAANYPVALGDLGRELGHYPQMLFRGSEFGTTLFGVVPYLLVVLLVMKALSRASGRFDRLDALLAGFYGSFFVLLEFFPNGFSLDAYYTVPRIFRYLAPLSFPMAAHVAKLLLDRTREDRPVGVAAVFVPLLVLNLIGAANATGPGRVYREALFRVVDAIERASPPKIVADTTVGYWLRMLVLDPEEVRAEVANPEGIYGAKDCEKWLRDQQASFPAGTLLVTGLSGYVHYGAHRDGFRLTLFEAPLDPGWELVGEYGLLTYLPQPEPARLWRWKNSPAVVTGELRAEDVSSLAGITDPNVLWTDGMARYDQKDYPGARPYFRELMRQYPGKAEDAMFFYAASFFRESKWMRAQREFKRLIGRFPNGRWAAGAQWHVAVCDLRMGHVARGRARLEWILRRYPNDKGTVQLAHDELEQLRRRRGGVLLDLWDRLRGRS; from the coding sequence GTGCGTCGGCATCTCCCGGCCGCGGCCCTGCTCTTCGCCGTCGCGTTCCTGGTTCGCTGGTGGTTCCTGTCGGGGCTCGTCCTCGGCGACGACGCGCAGGAGTTCTCGGTCGTCCAGCGTGTCCTCACCGGCGCACCGAACCTTCACGAGCAGCTCCAGCTCCGCTTCGCCGGCTGGGGCCTGAATTGGCTCTTCGCATACCTCTTCGGCATCTCGGAGACGACGATCCTCCTGCCGACGTGGATCCTGTCGTCCACCTTCGGCGTCCTCGCCTACGCGCTGCTCGTGCCCGGATACGGTCGCGGGCGCGCGTTCGTGGCCGGGCTCGCCGTCGCGACGGCCCCCTTCGAGGTGGTGCTGGGCACCGTGCGAACGAACGACCTCTATCTCGCATGGACGCTCGCGGTCGGCTTCGTCGTGCTCGCACGGCTCGAGCACCGTCCGGTCCTCCAGGGCGTCCTCGTCGCCCTCTGCCTGTGGCTCGGGTTCTACGTGAAGCTGTGGGCCGTCTACGCGCTGCCGGGCCTCGCGCTCTACTACGCGGCGGGACGGCGCTGGCGCGGCGCGATCGCGTTCACCGTCGCGAGCGCCCTGCTCCACGGCGCGACGTGCGCGTACTGGTGGTGGACGCTCGGCACGCCGATCCCGTTCATCGAGAGCCACGCGGCCAACTACCCCGTGGCCCTAGGCGACCTCGGACGGGAGCTCGGCCACTACCCGCAGATGCTGTTCCGTGGTTCCGAGTTCGGGACGACGCTGTTCGGGGTCGTGCCCTACCTCCTCGTCGTGCTGCTCGTGATGAAGGCGCTCAGCCGGGCCTCGGGCCGCTTCGACCGCCTCGACGCCCTCCTCGCCGGGTTCTACGGCAGCTTCTTCGTGCTGCTCGAGTTCTTCCCGAACGGCTTCTCGCTCGACGCGTACTACACGGTGCCGCGCATCTTCCGGTACCTCGCGCCGCTCTCCTTTCCGATGGCGGCGCACGTGGCGAAGCTCCTCCTCGACCGCACGCGCGAGGACCGCCCCGTCGGCGTGGCCGCGGTCTTCGTCCCGCTCCTCGTCCTCAACCTCATCGGCGCCGCGAACGCGACCGGGCCGGGGCGCGTCTACCGCGAGGCGCTCTTCCGCGTCGTCGACGCGATCGAGCGCGCTTCGCCGCCGAAGATCGTCGCCGACACCACCGTCGGCTACTGGCTGCGGATGCTCGTCCTCGATCCCGAGGAGGTCCGAGCCGAGGTGGCGAACCCGGAGGGGATCTACGGCGCAAAGGACTGCGAAAAGTGGCTCCGCGACCAGCAGGCCTCGTTTCCCGCGGGAACGCTGCTCGTGACGGGGCTCTCGGGCTACGTGCACTACGGCGCCCACCGCGACGGCTTCCGCCTCACCTTGTTCGAGGCGCCGCTCGATCCGGGCTGGGAGCTCGTGGGCGAGTACGGGCTGCTCACCTATCTGCCGCAACCCGAGCCGGCGCGGCTCTGGCGATGGAAGAACAGCCCCGCCGTGGTGACCGGCGAGCTGCGCGCGGAGGACGTCTCCTCGCTGGCGGGCATCACGGATCCGAACGTCCTGTGGACCGACGGCATGGCCCGCTACGACCAGAAGGACTACCCGGGCGCGCGTCCCTACTTCCGCGAGCTCATGCGGCAGTATCCAGGCAAGGCCGAGGACGCGATGTTCTTCTACGCCGCGTCGTTCTTCCGCGAGAGCAAGTGGATGCGCGCCCAGCGCGAGTTCAAGCGCCTCATCGGCCGCTTCCCGAACGGGCGCTGGGCTGCGGGCGCGCAGTGGCACGTCGCCGTGTGCGATCTCCGTATGGGGCACGTCGCGCGCGGGCGCGCGCGCCTCGAATGGATCCTGCGCCGCTACCCGAACGACAAGGGCACGGTGCAGCTCGCGCACGACGAGCTCGAGCAGCTCCGGCGCCGGCGCGGCGGCGTCCTGCTCGACCTCTGGGACCGCCTGCGCGGCCGGTCGTAG
- a CDS encoding class I adenylate-forming enzyme family protein, producing MLRAATLPELLQAAAAEAPDAEAFRYRDERLTYVDWRDLADRLAGGFAARGVGRGDVVALLLPSTPLYLVAYLAAARIGAVTTGINARYRRTEIGHVLRQSGAKLLLAITAWHDADFRAVVESLRPELPELAAIWVEPGAVRASTRRVIDPLAAEPPAAGPLPDDPAAIIFTSGTTAAPKGAWYTHRNLLALAEIEDRRHPGGAPHFRKHLAAGLSFAHVGTMARIAVQIGTIGGSILHDAFDPAVMMETIERERLEHIGCIPTQAIMLLDHPDRGSRDLSSVRSVLLGGAPSSPELIRRVEETLEAKVVVRYSSTEVGIATGSLPDDPIEILSTTVGKATPGVELRIVDAENRPLLAGEVGEVVIRSPATMRGYWRNPEATAATIDADGWIHTGDLGSLDAAGYLRLRGRQSEMFIRGGYNVYPSEVEDVLARHPKIARAAVLGLPDDRMGEVGWAFVQARDPAAPPTLHELRAFVGEELASFKRPDGLTVLPELPVTPMFKVDKRALRSYAESHRVR from the coding sequence ATGCTGCGCGCAGCGACGTTGCCCGAGCTGCTGCAGGCCGCGGCGGCGGAAGCGCCCGATGCCGAGGCCTTCCGCTATCGGGACGAGCGGCTCACGTACGTCGATTGGCGCGACCTCGCGGATCGGCTCGCCGGCGGCTTCGCGGCGCGCGGGGTCGGACGCGGCGACGTGGTCGCCCTGCTGCTCCCGTCGACGCCGCTCTATCTCGTGGCGTACCTCGCGGCGGCGCGGATCGGCGCCGTCACGACCGGCATCAACGCGCGCTACCGGCGCACCGAGATCGGTCACGTGCTGCGGCAGTCGGGCGCGAAGCTCCTCCTCGCCATCACGGCGTGGCACGACGCCGACTTCCGCGCGGTGGTCGAATCGCTGCGCCCCGAGCTACCGGAGCTGGCGGCGATCTGGGTCGAGCCGGGGGCGGTGCGCGCGAGCACGCGCCGCGTGATCGATCCGCTCGCCGCCGAGCCACCCGCGGCGGGCCCGCTGCCGGACGATCCGGCGGCGATCATCTTCACCAGCGGCACGACCGCCGCGCCGAAAGGCGCGTGGTACACGCACCGAAATCTCCTGGCGCTGGCCGAGATCGAGGACCGCCGCCATCCCGGCGGCGCCCCGCACTTCCGCAAGCACCTGGCCGCCGGGTTGTCGTTCGCGCACGTCGGCACGATGGCCCGGATCGCCGTCCAGATCGGCACCATCGGCGGGTCGATCCTCCACGACGCCTTCGATCCCGCCGTCATGATGGAGACGATCGAGCGCGAGCGGCTCGAGCACATCGGGTGCATCCCGACCCAGGCGATCATGCTGCTCGACCATCCCGACCGCGGCAGCCGCGACCTCTCGTCGGTCCGCAGCGTGCTCCTCGGTGGCGCGCCGTCGTCGCCGGAGCTGATCCGCCGCGTCGAGGAGACGCTCGAGGCGAAGGTGGTGGTGCGCTACTCGTCGACCGAGGTCGGGATCGCGACCGGTTCCCTCCCGGACGATCCGATCGAGATCCTGTCGACCACGGTCGGGAAGGCGACGCCGGGCGTGGAGCTGCGGATCGTCGACGCGGAGAATCGCCCGCTGCTGGCCGGCGAGGTCGGCGAGGTGGTCATTCGCTCGCCCGCCACCATGCGCGGGTACTGGCGCAATCCCGAGGCGACGGCAGCCACGATCGACGCCGACGGCTGGATCCACACCGGGGACCTCGGCTCGCTCGACGCGGCGGGGTATCTGCGGCTGCGCGGCCGCCAGAGCGAGATGTTCATCCGCGGCGGCTACAACGTCTATCCGTCCGAGGTCGAGGACGTGCTCGCGCGCCACCCGAAGATCGCGCGCGCCGCCGTGCTGGGTCTGCCGGACGACCGCATGGGCGAGGTCGGTTGGGCGTTCGTGCAGGCGCGTGATCCCGCCGCGCCGCCGACGCTGCACGAGCTGCGCGCCTTCGTCGGCGAGGAGCTCGCGAGCTTCAAGCGTCCCGACGGTCTGACCGTGCTTCCCGAGCTTCCCGTCACCCCGATGTTCAAGGTAGACAAGCGCGCCTTGAGATCGTACGCCGAGAGCCATCGTGTCCGGTAG
- a CDS encoding alpha/beta hydrolase, whose protein sequence is MAQIASMIHAEQTTVQRIVFPHCYRTLDPAVRREIVDHAAADGFPLTGILYRPAKKDPDTVLVAMHPRADFSRHYLAPQLTSAGYAFMGSTSRYLNHDADALHERLLVDVAGTMTWLRAQGFRKVVLLANSGGGSLFAFYLQQAGRAPEKRIVRAPSGDRVPLDETAMPMADGLILLAAHPGEGMFLLDRLDPSVIDEANPIASNPRLDMYDPRNGYRPMGDGPSSYSADFLATFRAEQRARCERLDRAAQERIDEAAYFKKKLGTAPAEERPRLARHALQRPYLLIYRTLADPRYLDPRLDPSERPLGSIFSYGRDPVVGNYGEGLARTMTARGWLSTWSGLSSNAALERTLPEVSVPTLAVCAMADMDIYPSECRQAYDRTAATDKTYRELSGASHYLYPAGEKGSKLAHPQDRVADEIIVPWLRERWPV, encoded by the coding sequence ATGGCACAGATCGCGAGCATGATCCACGCGGAGCAGACGACCGTCCAGCGCATCGTGTTCCCACATTGCTATCGGACGCTCGATCCGGCCGTGCGCCGCGAGATCGTCGATCACGCCGCCGCCGACGGGTTTCCGCTGACGGGCATCCTCTACCGCCCCGCGAAGAAGGATCCCGACACAGTCCTCGTCGCCATGCATCCGCGGGCCGACTTCAGCCGCCATTACCTCGCGCCGCAGCTCACGTCGGCCGGCTACGCGTTCATGGGGTCGACGAGCCGGTACTTGAACCACGACGCGGACGCGCTCCACGAGCGCCTGCTGGTCGACGTCGCCGGCACGATGACGTGGCTGCGCGCGCAGGGCTTTCGCAAGGTCGTCCTGCTGGCGAACTCCGGCGGCGGGTCGCTCTTTGCGTTCTACCTCCAGCAGGCGGGCCGGGCGCCCGAGAAGCGCATCGTGCGCGCGCCGTCGGGCGATCGGGTGCCGCTCGACGAAACCGCGATGCCGATGGCCGACGGTCTGATCCTGCTCGCAGCGCATCCGGGCGAGGGCATGTTCCTGCTCGATCGTCTCGACCCGTCGGTCATCGACGAGGCGAACCCGATCGCGTCGAACCCGCGCCTGGACATGTACGATCCACGCAACGGCTACCGGCCGATGGGCGACGGGCCCTCGAGCTACTCGGCGGATTTCCTCGCGACGTTTCGCGCCGAGCAGCGCGCGCGCTGCGAGCGCCTGGATCGCGCCGCGCAGGAGCGCATCGACGAGGCCGCGTACTTCAAGAAGAAGCTCGGCACCGCGCCGGCCGAGGAGCGGCCGCGGCTCGCGCGCCACGCCCTGCAGCGCCCCTACCTGCTCATCTACCGCACGCTCGCGGATCCACGCTACCTCGATCCGCGGCTCGATCCGTCCGAGCGCCCGCTCGGATCGATCTTCTCGTATGGTCGTGACCCCGTCGTCGGGAACTACGGCGAGGGGCTGGCACGGACGATGACGGCACGCGGCTGGCTCTCGACCTGGTCGGGCCTCTCGTCGAACGCCGCGCTCGAGCGCACGCTGCCCGAGGTGAGCGTCCCGACGCTCGCCGTGTGCGCCATGGCCGACATGGACATCTATCCGAGCGAGTGCCGGCAGGCGTACGACCGGACGGCGGCGACGGACAAGACGTACCGCGAGCTCTCGGGCGCGAGCCACTACCTCTACCCCGCCGGCGAGAAGGGATCGAAGCTCGCGCACCCGCAGGATCGCGTCGCCGACGAGATCATCGTGCCGTGGCTGCGCGAGCGATGGCCGGTGTGA
- a CDS encoding GMC oxidoreductase: MSGSADAGADVIVVGSGPGGVNCAAPLVEAGKRVLMLDFGNEDRHYAGLIPREPFSTLRRTDAGQHRYLLGDRFEGVPFGGVRVGAQLTPPRAHILRDAPELQPAETDDFAVSMSLARGGLGAGWSAGVFPFTDDELRDMGLSVADLQPHYDAVAERIGVCGDHDDLARFFPESPSIMPALDVDVNAETILGRYDRRRAALAARGFYLGKPRLAVCTRQHRGRGPHGYLDLEYWADMDRSVYRAQWTLDELLQAPNFTYLNRRLVQGFRDDGAVVRIEVKRADDGLVEAHLGRKLVLAAGTFGTARIVLRSLDRYGTRIPMVCNAYAYAPMLNLGMLRRATRDRRYSLAQLTAMVQLPGRVLQSQVFSYRSLLTFKLMKEAPIAYREARRILQVMIPNFAILGIHHEDRPGEGKYCILHRGEPDRLEVRYRQTPDEVRMQQADEKLLLGFFRQLGCFPLRMIRPGNGSSLHYAGTFPIVPAGDDPLTCDRDSRLRATRNVYVADGSVFPWLPPKGLTFNIMANADRVGTLLART; encoded by the coding sequence GTGTCCGGTAGCGCGGACGCCGGCGCGGACGTGATCGTCGTCGGCTCCGGTCCCGGCGGCGTCAACTGCGCGGCGCCGCTGGTCGAAGCCGGGAAGCGCGTCCTCATGCTCGATTTCGGGAACGAGGACCGGCACTACGCCGGCTTGATCCCACGCGAGCCGTTCTCGACGCTGCGACGCACCGACGCAGGCCAGCATCGCTACCTCCTCGGCGACCGGTTCGAGGGCGTGCCGTTCGGCGGCGTGCGCGTGGGCGCACAGCTGACGCCGCCCCGCGCGCACATCCTGCGCGACGCTCCGGAGCTGCAGCCGGCCGAGACCGACGACTTCGCCGTCTCGATGAGCCTCGCGCGCGGCGGGCTCGGCGCCGGCTGGAGCGCCGGCGTCTTCCCGTTCACGGACGACGAGCTGCGCGACATGGGCTTGTCGGTCGCCGACCTCCAGCCCCACTACGACGCCGTCGCCGAGCGCATCGGCGTGTGCGGCGACCACGACGACCTGGCGCGCTTCTTTCCCGAGAGTCCGAGCATCATGCCGGCGCTCGACGTGGACGTGAACGCCGAAACGATCCTCGGCCGCTACGACCGGCGCCGGGCGGCGCTCGCGGCGAGGGGGTTCTACCTCGGCAAGCCGCGGCTCGCGGTCTGCACGCGCCAGCATCGCGGGCGCGGGCCGCACGGCTACCTCGACCTCGAGTACTGGGCCGACATGGACCGCAGCGTCTACCGCGCCCAGTGGACGCTCGACGAGCTGCTGCAGGCGCCGAACTTCACGTACTTGAATCGCCGCCTCGTGCAGGGCTTCCGCGACGACGGCGCCGTCGTGCGGATCGAGGTGAAGCGCGCCGACGACGGGCTCGTCGAGGCGCACCTCGGCCGCAAGCTCGTCCTCGCGGCCGGCACGTTCGGCACGGCGCGCATCGTCCTGCGCTCGCTCGATCGCTACGGCACGCGCATCCCGATGGTGTGCAACGCGTACGCCTACGCCCCGATGCTCAACCTCGGCATGCTGCGGCGCGCGACGCGCGACCGGCGCTACAGCTTGGCCCAGCTGACGGCGATGGTGCAGCTCCCGGGCCGCGTGCTCCAGTCGCAGGTCTTCTCCTACCGCTCGCTCCTGACGTTCAAGCTCATGAAGGAGGCGCCGATCGCCTACCGCGAAGCGCGCCGCATCCTGCAGGTGATGATCCCGAACTTCGCGATCCTCGGCATCCACCACGAGGATCGTCCGGGCGAGGGCAAGTACTGCATCCTCCATCGCGGCGAGCCCGATCGGCTCGAAGTGCGCTACCGCCAGACGCCCGACGAGGTACGGATGCAGCAGGCCGACGAAAAGCTCCTGCTCGGCTTCTTCCGCCAGCTCGGTTGCTTCCCGCTCCGCATGATCCGGCCCGGCAACGGCTCGAGCCTGCACTACGCCGGCACCTTCCCGATCGTCCCGGCGGGCGACGATCCGCTCACGTGCGACCGCGACAGCCGCCTGCGCGCCACGCGCAACGTCTACGTCGCCGACGGCTCGGTGTTCCCGTGGCTGCCGCCGAAGGGTCTCACGTTCAACATCATGGCCAACGCGGACCGCGTGGGGACGCTGCTCGCGCGCACGTAG
- a CDS encoding sugar phosphate isomerase/epimerase family protein has protein sequence MTPAPERLTIGHYMMRGWSLADDVRHLERAGFRSISLASTKLDAFGVRKAIDLLKRSSLKVAHVGSYGRFGVTGASMRAGMEQVRRAIEWVSELRADVLVVIAGGREGAPWERAAKVYRDAYAALLPEATKAGLKLAIEVIHPLRQDLSFINTLADAREIARSAGTRGGYVLDVWHSGWERRLLQTIAADARRRIHAVQLADYKPLTMRTLDRALLGEGILPLRDIIRALERSGYRGWYEAEIISDDIDAMGYERALAHTRDAFGRLLQGGR, from the coding sequence GTGACCCCGGCACCCGAACGTCTCACCATCGGCCACTACATGATGCGGGGCTGGTCGCTCGCGGACGACGTGCGGCACCTCGAGCGCGCGGGTTTCCGCTCGATCAGTCTCGCCTCGACGAAGCTCGACGCCTTCGGCGTGCGCAAGGCGATCGATCTGCTCAAGCGATCGAGCCTCAAGGTCGCGCACGTGGGCTCGTACGGCCGCTTCGGGGTGACCGGCGCCTCGATGCGCGCCGGCATGGAGCAGGTGCGCCGCGCGATCGAGTGGGTGAGCGAGCTTCGCGCCGACGTGCTCGTCGTCATCGCCGGCGGGCGCGAGGGCGCCCCGTGGGAGCGTGCGGCGAAAGTGTACCGCGACGCCTATGCCGCGCTCCTGCCGGAGGCGACGAAGGCGGGGCTCAAGCTCGCGATCGAGGTGATCCATCCGCTCCGCCAGGACCTGTCGTTCATCAACACGCTCGCCGACGCGCGCGAGATCGCTCGCAGCGCCGGCACGCGCGGCGGCTACGTCCTCGACGTCTGGCACTCGGGCTGGGAGCGCCGCCTCCTCCAGACGATCGCCGCAGACGCCAGGCGCCGCATCCACGCGGTGCAGCTTGCGGACTACAAGCCGCTGACGATGCGCACGCTCGACCGCGCGCTCCTGGGCGAGGGCATCCTGCCCCTGCGCGACATCATCCGAGCCCTCGAACGCTCGGGCTACCGGGGGTGGTACGAAGCCGAGATCATCTCCGACGACATCGACGCCATGGGTTACGAGCGGGCGCTGGCGCACACGCGAGATGCGTTCGGGCGGCTGCTGC
- a CDS encoding SAM-dependent methyltransferase, translated as MGARRRAARRELEKHLRQVRPDLTDPVAAIVSGQVLVDGRIVTNPRSLVRIDAAIVVRSSVPLRGEAKLRAALTAFDVGVAGRVALDLGAAAGGFTRVLLASGARRVYAVDAGHGQLLGSLRQDPRVVNLEATNLAALGRALVPDTVGVVTMDLSYVAIATAIGQLGGVALDADADLVALVKPMFELRLPQAPDDQASLERALVRAIDGVEAAGWRVVAHVPSPVRGSRGAAELLLHARREGP; from the coding sequence ATGGGAGCGCGAAGGCGTGCCGCACGCCGTGAGTTGGAGAAACACCTACGCCAGGTTCGACCGGACCTCACCGATCCGGTCGCGGCGATCGTGTCCGGCCAGGTCCTGGTCGACGGTCGCATCGTGACGAATCCGCGTTCGTTGGTGCGGATCGACGCCGCGATCGTCGTTCGCTCATCGGTGCCGCTGCGCGGCGAAGCGAAGCTCCGCGCGGCGCTCACCGCCTTCGACGTCGGCGTCGCGGGTCGGGTCGCGCTCGACCTCGGCGCGGCGGCCGGCGGCTTCACGCGCGTCCTGTTGGCCTCGGGTGCGCGGCGCGTCTACGCCGTCGACGCGGGGCACGGGCAGCTCCTGGGGTCGCTGCGACAGGATCCACGGGTCGTGAACCTCGAGGCGACGAACCTCGCCGCGCTGGGTCGCGCGCTCGTGCCCGACACGGTCGGCGTCGTCACGATGGACCTCTCGTACGTCGCGATCGCGACCGCGATCGGACAGCTCGGAGGGGTCGCCCTCGACGCGGACGCCGACCTCGTCGCGCTCGTGAAGCCGATGTTCGAGCTGCGGCTGCCCCAGGCGCCCGACGATCAGGCGTCACTCGAGCGCGCGCTCGTTCGCGCGATCGACGGCGTCGAGGCGGCCGGCTGGCGCGTCGTCGCGCACGTTCCCTCGCCGGTGCGAGGCAGCCGCGGCGCGGCCGAGCTGCTGCTGCACGCGCGGCGGGAAGGACCGTAG
- a CDS encoding cytochrome c peroxidase — MHRLLILCLLLPAFAGAGELRYPELPPLGHPPRDKGNPPTPARRDLGAELFFDQRLSGSGFTACNNCHVYNTNWQDNLVKPRPDTSQGTIFFTLPFNTESLLNIVYRPAFFRDGRTDDLGHAFVEPWIEDNQQLGKTRPEAAGRLAGLLRAHPGYVARFQRAFRRDIRTLDDEAVFDLAGKALAVFARQLVTRATAFDKWNQGRGRIPEAAEKGVALFTGKAGCARCHNGPNFSDGRFHNVSTSPPDANGIRADEGRARVTGNPEDGGKFLTPTLRQVVTTSPYFHDGSANTLSDVIDHLDAQSGSDPNHDPLVGQPLGLTPDEKFQLYAFLKTLRGPPVVVRGPTGKLCDDAAVEALRSHLPR, encoded by the coding sequence GTGCACCGCCTACTCATCCTGTGCCTGCTGCTTCCGGCGTTCGCCGGCGCCGGCGAGCTGCGCTACCCGGAGCTGCCGCCGCTCGGGCACCCGCCACGCGACAAGGGCAACCCGCCGACGCCCGCGCGTCGCGACCTCGGCGCGGAGCTCTTCTTCGACCAGCGCCTGTCCGGCTCGGGCTTCACCGCGTGCAACAACTGCCACGTCTACAACACCAACTGGCAGGACAATCTGGTGAAGCCGCGTCCCGACACGAGCCAGGGAACGATCTTCTTCACGCTGCCGTTCAACACCGAGTCGCTCCTGAACATCGTCTACCGCCCGGCGTTTTTCCGCGACGGGCGAACCGACGACCTGGGGCATGCCTTCGTCGAGCCCTGGATCGAGGACAACCAGCAGCTCGGCAAGACGCGCCCCGAGGCCGCTGGGCGGCTCGCGGGTCTCCTGCGGGCGCACCCCGGATACGTCGCCCGATTTCAGCGCGCGTTCCGGCGCGACATCCGCACCCTCGACGACGAGGCGGTGTTCGACCTCGCCGGCAAGGCGCTGGCGGTCTTCGCACGCCAGCTGGTCACGCGCGCGACGGCCTTCGACAAGTGGAACCAGGGGCGCGGCAGGATCCCCGAGGCGGCGGAGAAGGGCGTGGCGCTGTTCACCGGCAAGGCAGGATGCGCACGCTGCCACAACGGACCCAACTTCAGCGACGGCCGCTTTCACAACGTGAGTACGTCGCCTCCCGATGCGAACGGCATCCGCGCCGACGAGGGCCGCGCACGCGTCACCGGCAATCCCGAGGACGGCGGCAAGTTCCTCACCCCCACCCTGCGCCAGGTGGTGACGACGTCGCCGTATTTCCACGACGGCTCGGCCAACACGCTCTCGGACGTGATCGATCACCTGGACGCGCAGAGCGGGAGCGATCCGAACCACGACCCGCTGGTCGGACAGCCGCTCGGCCTGACGCCCGACGAGAAGTTCCAGCTCTACGCGTTCCTGAAGACGCTGCGCGGCCCGCCGGTCGTCGTGCGCGGTCCGACCGGCAAGCTCTGCGACGATGCCGCGGTCGAGGCGTTGCGGTCGCACCTCCCGCGCTGA
- a CDS encoding isocitrate lyase/PEP mutase family protein: MNRITALLAGDGPLVIPGVYDALSAKLAAEAGFRAVLVSGYCLSATRLGEPDFGLITQTEVLDAAARIVAAVDIPVLVDIDTGYGNAFNVERTVKELVRLGAAGCFLEDQVWPKRCGHMDGKRVVPLDEYLPKLAAARETGGPDFWITARTDARAVTGLDDAIARGRAFAQHGASAVFVEAPESEDEMARVRTAIPPDVPLVANMVEQGKTPIRSAAELAAAGHRLVLVPVAPLLASTHALRALFATLARDGRTAAMADRMTTFGELNALVGLGERYRRERDWLR; this comes from the coding sequence ATGAATCGCATCACGGCCCTCCTCGCGGGCGACGGCCCGCTGGTGATTCCCGGCGTCTACGACGCCCTGTCGGCGAAGCTCGCCGCCGAAGCGGGGTTCCGCGCCGTGCTCGTCTCGGGCTACTGCCTCTCCGCGACCCGCCTCGGCGAGCCCGACTTCGGGCTCATCACGCAGACCGAGGTGCTGGACGCGGCCGCGCGCATCGTCGCGGCGGTCGACATTCCCGTGCTGGTCGACATCGACACCGGCTACGGGAACGCGTTCAACGTCGAGCGCACGGTGAAGGAGCTGGTCCGCCTGGGCGCGGCGGGCTGCTTTCTCGAGGACCAGGTATGGCCGAAGCGCTGCGGCCACATGGACGGCAAGCGCGTCGTCCCGCTCGACGAGTACCTGCCGAAGCTCGCCGCCGCGCGTGAGACCGGCGGGCCGGACTTCTGGATCACGGCGCGCACCGACGCCCGTGCGGTCACGGGGCTCGACGACGCCATCGCGCGCGGTCGCGCGTTCGCGCAGCACGGCGCGAGCGCCGTCTTCGTCGAGGCGCCGGAGTCGGAGGACGAGATGGCGCGCGTGCGCACGGCGATCCCGCCCGACGTGCCGCTCGTCGCCAACATGGTCGAGCAGGGCAAGACACCGATCCGCTCGGCGGCCGAGCTGGCGGCGGCGGGCCATCGGCTGGTGCTCGTGCCGGTGGCGCCGCTGCTCGCCTCGACGCACGCGCTGCGGGCCCTCTTCGCGACGCTCGCGCGCGACGGACGCACCGCCGCGATGGCCGATCGCATGACGACGTTCGGCGAGCTCAACGCGCTCGTCGGGTTGGGCGAGCGTTACCGCCGCGAGCGCGACTGGCTGCGCTGA